Proteins encoded together in one Mauremys reevesii isolate NIE-2019 linkage group 11, ASM1616193v1, whole genome shotgun sequence window:
- the TMEM177 gene encoding transmembrane protein 177 isoform X1, with product MIVHDGKDKREKLAGWKLAMAVPLQWKAAALVEKHRTGLLAVSCAGLFGANLSYHVFPEQTFKLWYQCWTKGQPAELSEKLRSLFHDVLEDVGVKSVNCYQPFAAFGFHPVSAGVPWLPAGSLVGIPANFNSTAADRQGIVNRVVVINGREVDWESKQGLALKEALMFSPEAQKFAIAREIVYLQSNSPVVYAAVPPACLAGTCLSGVAIKQLLGLYSGPRVFRGIYNITIAAIGLVGYFLAYDAVSHALDYRSDRKAATISKDYARGGVEFYDKILSRNRTLRTLWGKQGEKIYAPSGNLFPRYWFRLKHAPYTSRRDLIVNILRVPQA from the coding sequence GTTGGAAGTTGGCTATGGCAGTTCCGTTGCAGTGGAAGGCAGCTGCGTTGGTAGAGAAGCACAGGACTGGCTTGTTGGCAGTTTCCTGCGCAGGACTGTTTGGGGCTAATCTTTCCTATCATGTCTTTCCCGAGCAGACGTTCAAACTGTGGTATCAGTGCTGGACTAAGGGGCAACCAGCTGAGCTCTCAGAGAAACTACGCAGCCTCTTCCATGATGTTCTGGAAGATGTTGGCGTGAAGTCCGTGAATTGTTACCAACCCTTTGCAGCTTTTGGCTTCCACCCAGTGAGTGCTGGGGTCCCGTGGCTGCCAGCAGGCTCTCTGGTGGGCATCCCTGCCAATTTCAATAGCACAGCGGCGGACAGACAAGGAATTGTCAACCGTGTCGTCGTGATAAATGGCAGAGAAGTGGATTGGGAGAGTAAACAAGGACTAGCTTTGAAGGAAGCCTTGATGTTTTCACCAGAGGCTCAGAAGTTTGCCATTGCCAGAGAGATTGTGTACTTGCAAAGCAATAGCCCTGTAGTTTATGCAGCTGTGCCTCCTGCTTGCTTAGCCGGCACCTGTCTGTCTGGGGTGGCTATAAAGCAGCTTCTGGGCTTGTATtctggccccagggtgtttcGAGGCATTTATAACATCACCATTGCAGCAATCGGACTTGTCGGCTACTTTCTTGCTTATGATGCCGTGAGCCACGCACTAGACTACAGGTCGGACAGAAAGGCGGCCACTATTTCCAAAGACTACGCCAGAGGTGGGGTGGAATTCTACGACAAAATCCTGTCCCGCAACAGGACTCTCCGCACGCTTTGGGGCAAACAAGGAGAGAAAATTTATGCCCCTAGCGGTAATCTTTTCCCTAGGTACTGGTTCAGATTAAAGCACGCTCCATACACTTCCAGAAGAGACTTGATCGTTAATATTTTAAGAGTGCCCCAGGCATAG
- the TMEM177 gene encoding transmembrane protein 177 isoform X2 has translation MAVPLQWKAAALVEKHRTGLLAVSCAGLFGANLSYHVFPEQTFKLWYQCWTKGQPAELSEKLRSLFHDVLEDVGVKSVNCYQPFAAFGFHPVSAGVPWLPAGSLVGIPANFNSTAADRQGIVNRVVVINGREVDWESKQGLALKEALMFSPEAQKFAIAREIVYLQSNSPVVYAAVPPACLAGTCLSGVAIKQLLGLYSGPRVFRGIYNITIAAIGLVGYFLAYDAVSHALDYRSDRKAATISKDYARGGVEFYDKILSRNRTLRTLWGKQGEKIYAPSGNLFPRYWFRLKHAPYTSRRDLIVNILRVPQA, from the coding sequence ATGGCAGTTCCGTTGCAGTGGAAGGCAGCTGCGTTGGTAGAGAAGCACAGGACTGGCTTGTTGGCAGTTTCCTGCGCAGGACTGTTTGGGGCTAATCTTTCCTATCATGTCTTTCCCGAGCAGACGTTCAAACTGTGGTATCAGTGCTGGACTAAGGGGCAACCAGCTGAGCTCTCAGAGAAACTACGCAGCCTCTTCCATGATGTTCTGGAAGATGTTGGCGTGAAGTCCGTGAATTGTTACCAACCCTTTGCAGCTTTTGGCTTCCACCCAGTGAGTGCTGGGGTCCCGTGGCTGCCAGCAGGCTCTCTGGTGGGCATCCCTGCCAATTTCAATAGCACAGCGGCGGACAGACAAGGAATTGTCAACCGTGTCGTCGTGATAAATGGCAGAGAAGTGGATTGGGAGAGTAAACAAGGACTAGCTTTGAAGGAAGCCTTGATGTTTTCACCAGAGGCTCAGAAGTTTGCCATTGCCAGAGAGATTGTGTACTTGCAAAGCAATAGCCCTGTAGTTTATGCAGCTGTGCCTCCTGCTTGCTTAGCCGGCACCTGTCTGTCTGGGGTGGCTATAAAGCAGCTTCTGGGCTTGTATtctggccccagggtgtttcGAGGCATTTATAACATCACCATTGCAGCAATCGGACTTGTCGGCTACTTTCTTGCTTATGATGCCGTGAGCCACGCACTAGACTACAGGTCGGACAGAAAGGCGGCCACTATTTCCAAAGACTACGCCAGAGGTGGGGTGGAATTCTACGACAAAATCCTGTCCCGCAACAGGACTCTCCGCACGCTTTGGGGCAAACAAGGAGAGAAAATTTATGCCCCTAGCGGTAATCTTTTCCCTAGGTACTGGTTCAGATTAAAGCACGCTCCATACACTTCCAGAAGAGACTTGATCGTTAATATTTTAAGAGTGCCCCAGGCATAG